A DNA window from Hordeum vulgare subsp. vulgare chromosome 1H, MorexV3_pseudomolecules_assembly, whole genome shotgun sequence contains the following coding sequences:
- the LOC123448192 gene encoding histone-lysine N-methyltransferase, H3 lysine-9 specific SUVH1-like, producing the protein MDRARNFIPGPNQELLDIKPIRSLAPMFPAPMGVNINQSSTPPLVCVTPVGQFPTGFGGGNLPAFGSFATFNATVNGFSQAGTSANGAIDATPISAYKTRSSGLNGDGEPYSGNQTSASGRKAKKRSGFAADGSDGVKAKRPKPVYKNLVAGKELAFLPPQSNPREIVEAVHMTFEALRRRHLQMDETQDASRRADLKAGAIMMASNIRANVGKRVGTAPGVEIGDIFYFRMELCIIGLHAPSMGGIDYMSAKFGADEDSVAICIVAAGGYENEDDDTDTLVYSGSGGNSRNTEERHDQKLERGNLALERSTHRKNEIRVVRGFKDPAMVAGKIYIYDGLYKIQESWKEKTKFGINCFKYRLHREPGQRDGAAIWKMTQRWIQDPSTRGRVVLRDLSSGTESIPVCLVNEVDHEKGPGQFTYTNQVKYLRPLSSMAPMQGCGCQSVCLPGDANCACGQHNGGDLPYSSSGVLVCRKPVIYECGEACHCTLNCRNRVSQKGIRFHFEVFRTVNRGWGLRCWEPIRAGAFICEYVGEVIDELKVNLDDSEDDYIFQTVCPGEKTLKWNFGPELIGEQSTYVSAEEFQPLPIKISAKKMGNVSRFMNHSCSPNVFWQPVQYNHGDDKHPHIMFFALNHIAPMTELTYDYGVVGEETSQRAKTCLCGSLTCRGLF; encoded by the coding sequence ATGGATAGGGCTAGGAATTTTATACCTGGCCCTAATCAGGAGCTTCTGGATATCAAGCCAATAAGGTCCTTAGCTCCAATGTTCCCTGCACCCATGGGAGTCAACATTAACCAGTCAAGCACCCCACCTTTGGTCTGTGTGACTCCGGTTGGCCAGTTTCCTACAGGATTTGGTGGTGGAAACCTTCCTGCCTTTGGGTCATTCGCCACCTTCAATGCTACTGTGAATGGTTTTTCGCAAGCAGGCACAAGTGCTAATGGGGCCATTGATGCTACTCCTATCTCAGCATACAAGACGAGATCATCTGGGCTTAATGGTGATGGTGAACCTTATTCAGGTAATCAGACTTCGGCATCCGGACGCAAGGCTAAGAAGAGGTCTGGTTTCGCTGCTGATGGCTCAGATGGAGTTAAGGCCAAACGCCCTAAGCCTGTCTACAAGAATCTTGTTGCTGGCAAGGAGCTTGCTTTCTTGCCACCACAAAGTAATCCTAGGGAGATTGTGGAAGCAGTTCATATGACCTTTGAGGCACTCAGACGTAGACATCTTCAGATGGATGAAACACAGGATGCAAGCAGACGTGCAGACCTGAAAGCTGGTGCCATCATGATGGCCAGTAATATCAGGGCCAATGTGGGGAAGAGGGTAGGGACTGCTCCTGGAGTTGAAATAGGGGATATTTTCTATTTCAGGATGGAGCTATGCATCATTGGGCTGCATGCTCCTAGCATGGGTGGCATTGATTACATGAGTGCTAAATTTGGAGCTGACGAGgattctgtagcaatatgtattgtCGCGGCAGGTGGTTATGAGAACGAAGATGATGACACAGATACACTGGTGTACAGTGGTTCAGGGGGCAACAGTAGGAATACCGAGGAGAGGCATGACCAGAAGCTTGAGAGGGGCAACCTTGCCCTTGAGAGGAGTACGCACAGGAAGAATGAGATAAGGGTTGTGAGGGGATTCAAAGATCCAGCTATGGTAGCTGGCAAAATCTACATATATGATGGCCTTTATAAGATCCAAGAGTCCTGGAAGGAGAAAACAAAATTTGGCATCAATTGCTTCAAGTACAGGTTGCACCGTGAACCTGGACAGCGTGATGGAGCTGCAATCTGGAAGATGACTCAGCGATGGATACAAGATCCATCAACAAGAGGCAGGGTTGTACTACGTGACCTATCATCTGGGACTGAATCGATACCAGTGTGTCTCGTCAATGAGGTTGACCATGAGAAAGGACCTGGGCAGTTCACCTATACTAATCAGGTCAAATACTTGAGACCGCTCAGTTCCatggcacccatgcagggttgtgGTTGCCAGAGTGTTTGCCTACCTGGTGATGCTAACTGCGCTTGTGGGCAACATAACGGAGGTGATCTACCGTACAGCTCATCAGGAGTGTTGGTGTGCCGCAAGCCTGTAATATATGAATGTGGTGAAGCTTGCCATTGTACCCTGAATTGTCGGAACAGAGTGAGCCAAAAAGGGATCAGGTTCCACTTTGAGGTCTTTAGGACGGTAAATCGAGGCTGGGGTCTTCGCTGTTGGGAGCCTATTCGTGCTGGTGCATTTATTTGTGAGTATGTTGGGGAGGTCATCGATGAGCTTAAAGTTAACTTGGATGACAGTGAAGATGATTACATTTTTCAGACTGTGTGCCCTGGTGAGAAGACGCTGAAATGGAATTTTGGGCCTGAACTGATAGGCGAGCAAAGCACGTACGTATCAGCTGAGGAATTTCAGCCATTGCCCATCAAGATAAGTGCAAAAAAGATGGGAAATGTCTCACGTTTCATGAACCACAGTTGCTCCCCAAACGTCTTCTGGCAGCCAGTGCAGTACAACCATGGAGACGACAAGCACCCACACATAATGTTTTTCGCACTTAATCACATCGCTCCCATGACAGAGTTAACCTATGACTATGGTGTGGTTGGAGAAGAGACCAGTCAGAGAGCAAAGACCTGCCTGTGTGGATCATTAACCTGTCGTGGGTTATTTTGA